Proteins from a genomic interval of Rhodothermales bacterium:
- a CDS encoding cellulose binding domain-containing protein: MFAHAVARAALLLFFALAALPGFVSSASADSPESADVRVIYWVDKTLGASYVANVMLTNMTPQPIESWGLAFDLDPAATNIRNAQYSIAGTRHTVTGAGWTRIIPAGGSIWFSIDGTIPGDGDMTTAGDVPRPTDCGFNGQTCAFEELNAPQPNPQDTLAVDIGWWVASQGVTDYRAQILLKNISDQPIDYWNLKFQSTSLITSIEHGEWSRTGTFYEVKGKGWTHSIEPDSLVWLTLSGVHTGQVDTLQSCIFNGFPCEFVDPDDFVKPPEEPEPVGPLCSVLPDPDDDGSISGLVVDFQRPSLWNGGYVYSIQLLNESDKAIRNWKLEFDLSDDMTIDRMWNADFQKSGNHVTVYPMPYNNCIEPGGIVGIGFEGKHDGGAIMPQGCLFNNKDCTFARISGPRATNTDDAPERPDEHLRLLTPYPNPFATVTRVPFAVAETQEVTVALWDMQGRQVRTLYSGTAVSGQIIEVQIPAGSLNSGVYMVRLTGASGAGVTTPVMLVR; encoded by the coding sequence ATGTTTGCCCATGCCGTAGCGCGAGCTGCGCTACTTCTCTTCTTTGCATTGGCCGCTCTGCCGGGGTTTGTCAGCAGTGCCAGCGCGGATTCTCCCGAATCTGCCGACGTGCGTGTCATCTACTGGGTCGACAAGACCCTGGGTGCCTCCTACGTGGCCAACGTCATGTTGACCAACATGACCCCCCAGCCCATTGAGTCTTGGGGTCTTGCGTTCGATCTGGACCCGGCCGCGACCAACATCCGGAATGCGCAGTATTCCATCGCGGGTACGCGCCACACCGTCACAGGGGCGGGCTGGACACGGATCATTCCGGCCGGGGGATCCATCTGGTTCTCGATAGACGGCACGATTCCCGGCGATGGCGACATGACCACGGCCGGAGACGTGCCGCGGCCAACAGATTGCGGCTTCAACGGGCAGACATGTGCCTTTGAAGAACTCAACGCGCCACAGCCCAATCCGCAGGATACCCTGGCCGTAGACATCGGGTGGTGGGTGGCCTCCCAGGGAGTAACCGATTACCGCGCGCAGATCCTGCTCAAGAATATCAGCGATCAGCCCATCGACTACTGGAATCTCAAGTTCCAGTCGACCTCACTGATCACGAGTATTGAGCATGGGGAGTGGAGTCGCACGGGGACCTTCTACGAGGTTAAAGGCAAAGGGTGGACGCACTCCATCGAGCCGGATTCGCTGGTCTGGCTGACGCTGTCGGGCGTGCACACGGGCCAGGTAGACACGCTGCAGTCCTGCATCTTCAACGGATTCCCGTGTGAGTTTGTGGACCCGGACGACTTTGTCAAGCCTCCGGAGGAACCCGAGCCCGTCGGTCCCCTCTGTTCCGTGCTGCCGGATCCCGATGATGACGGCAGTATCAGTGGCCTGGTGGTCGACTTCCAGCGACCATCCCTGTGGAACGGGGGGTACGTCTACAGCATCCAGCTCCTGAACGAGTCAGACAAGGCGATCCGGAACTGGAAGCTGGAATTCGACCTGTCGGACGACATGACCATAGACCGAATGTGGAATGCCGATTTCCAGAAATCCGGCAACCACGTCACGGTGTACCCGATGCCCTACAACAACTGCATCGAGCCGGGCGGCATTGTCGGGATCGGTTTCGAGGGGAAACACGACGGCGGCGCAATCATGCCGCAGGGCTGCCTCTTCAACAACAAGGACTGCACGTTCGCCAGAATCTCAGGCCCCCGAGCCACGAATACGGACGATGCGCCCGAGCGGCCTGACGAACACCTGCGCCTGTTGACACCGTACCCGAATCCCTTCGCCACCGTTACCAGGGTGCCGTTTGCAGTCGCAGAGACGCAGGAGGTGACCGTTGCGCTTTGGGACATGCAGGGTAGGCAGGTCAGAACCCTCTATTCCGGAACGGCGGTTTCGGGCCAGATCATCGAAGTCCAGATACCCGCTGGCTCGCTCAACAGCGGCGTGTATATGGTCCGACTTACGGGCGCCTCGGGCGCTGGCGTGACGACACCGGTCATGCTCGTGCGATAA
- a CDS encoding NUDIX domain-containing protein translates to MAKAPFLFYPVGKEELKAIAKEGLDPERPHFDRLKSARKHKGVVLVVPQKARDKGRIRPKHIVNLRPLRRAVRVLAGGGVLLREKKGRVETVLIFRRGRWDIPKGKKDRGESKRACAVREVQEELGIDYARILWKVGVTTHGYRARKRRYLIKHTHWYAMETNAKQFIPQAKEQITDARWVSLDEAIEMVEFRALRTLLTEARSQLSGKRSRRHRL, encoded by the coding sequence ATGGCCAAGGCACCCTTCCTCTTCTACCCGGTCGGAAAGGAGGAATTGAAGGCTATCGCCAAGGAAGGTCTCGATCCCGAGCGGCCGCATTTCGATCGCCTCAAGAGCGCTCGAAAACACAAGGGGGTCGTCCTGGTGGTCCCCCAGAAGGCGCGCGACAAGGGACGGATCCGCCCCAAACACATCGTCAACCTCAGGCCTCTGAGGCGTGCCGTGCGCGTCCTGGCCGGCGGAGGAGTGCTGCTGCGAGAAAAAAAAGGGCGTGTTGAGACCGTGCTCATTTTCCGGCGGGGTCGATGGGACATTCCAAAGGGCAAAAAGGACCGGGGCGAATCGAAGCGGGCCTGTGCCGTACGCGAGGTGCAGGAGGAATTGGGCATCGACTACGCCCGCATCCTGTGGAAAGTGGGCGTGACGACGCACGGCTACCGCGCACGAAAGCGCCGGTACCTGATCAAGCACACCCACTGGTATGCGATGGAAACCAACGCAAAGCAGTTCATCCCCCAGGCCAAAGAGCAAATCACCGATGCGCGCTGGGTGTCGCTCGACGAGGCCATCGAAATGGTCGAGTTCCGTGCGTTGCGCACGCTTCTCACGGAGGCCAGGAGCCAGTTGTCCGGGAAACGGTCCCGACGCCACCGGTTGTAA
- a CDS encoding molybdenum cofactor guanylyltransferase — MEYTSGDRTPEHVEMGIAPQDITAVIAAGGASVRFGRDKATFVVGDETLLDRTVGIAYKLASTVLISLPKKESGEPQDWKGIRSRMKVVDDHVSAQGPAAALLAGLRAAETPWLLMLPTDLPFMTASALKGLLEGEDEVARVAVDRSGRLHPAVCLVPVLQFDTLLSLAASGESALHRLLAAINTRDVETEERALHNMNRPQDAP; from the coding sequence GTGGAGTATACTTCGGGAGACAGGACACCCGAACACGTGGAGATGGGCATTGCTCCCCAGGATATTACGGCCGTGATTGCCGCCGGTGGGGCGTCCGTGAGATTTGGTCGGGACAAGGCAACGTTTGTTGTGGGAGACGAGACGCTCCTGGACCGTACTGTGGGGATCGCCTACAAACTGGCCTCTACCGTGTTGATCAGTCTCCCGAAGAAGGAGTCCGGGGAGCCGCAAGACTGGAAGGGCATCCGGTCTCGCATGAAGGTCGTGGATGACCACGTGTCGGCCCAGGGGCCTGCCGCAGCGCTGCTGGCCGGACTCAGGGCAGCAGAAACACCCTGGCTACTCATGTTGCCAACGGATCTCCCTTTCATGACGGCTTCCGCGCTAAAGGGCCTTCTGGAAGGTGAGGACGAGGTGGCCCGGGTCGCAGTCGACCGGTCAGGGCGCCTTCATCCTGCCGTTTGTCTCGTGCCGGTTTTGCAGTTTGATACCCTGCTGTCTCTGGCAGCGTCCGGCGAATCCGCTCTTCATCGCCTTCTGGCCGCGATCAATACACGGGATGTGGAGACGGAGGAGCGAGCCCTCCATAACATGAACAGGCCGCAGGATGCCCCCTGA
- the nrfD gene encoding polysulfide reductase NrfD, protein MNYGFVIDNDSCIGCHACSTACKSENDVPLGVHRTWVKSVETGAYPDVRRSFQVTRCNHCANPPCVRICPVTAMYQRDDGIVEFDQDACIGCKACLQACPYDAIYIDPETGSAAKCHYCAHRVEVGLEPACVVVCPEHAIIAGDLDNPESEISRVVANNKVTVRKPEQGTAPKLFYIGGEDAAMHPTATERAPSSFAWSDVIDEAGGDGLPGTSQGLPQAGPIHIAPGRMAEHMVQVVWNAQHKVPWHWPVPAYLVTKAIAAGVFLLAAWQVLVEGSGASLFAPAAAAVLFLLVTTGLLVFDLEHPTRFLRIITRPQWRSWLVRGAFILIAFSGVATLWVAAEWFGLHAWRPWLLGGGSPLAVGAAAYTAFLFGQAEGRDLWQSSLLPAHMVLQSLLAGTAFLAVLGQDMPVLMVGLLALNLLLSLSGDMWMPHASDTAARAAHRMTRGRYRMHYWLGFALAGSLVPALLAVTAPALLPLAGVLVLLGLFLYEQAFVSAPQEIPNS, encoded by the coding sequence GTGAATTACGGGTTTGTCATAGACAATGATTCCTGTATTGGATGCCACGCCTGTTCGACGGCGTGCAAGAGCGAGAACGACGTGCCCCTGGGTGTGCATCGCACGTGGGTCAAGTCGGTCGAAACGGGCGCCTATCCCGACGTTCGCCGGTCCTTTCAGGTAACCCGCTGCAATCATTGCGCGAATCCGCCCTGCGTGCGCATATGCCCGGTAACGGCCATGTACCAGCGGGACGACGGTATTGTCGAGTTTGACCAGGATGCCTGCATTGGATGCAAGGCATGTCTGCAGGCCTGTCCGTACGACGCGATCTACATCGATCCCGAGACCGGCAGTGCTGCCAAGTGTCACTACTGCGCCCATCGTGTGGAAGTTGGGCTCGAACCGGCCTGCGTCGTGGTCTGCCCCGAGCACGCCATCATTGCCGGGGACCTGGACAACCCGGAGTCCGAGATCAGCCGGGTCGTGGCCAACAACAAGGTTACGGTTCGCAAGCCGGAGCAGGGCACAGCGCCCAAACTCTTCTACATCGGGGGGGAGGACGCAGCGATGCACCCTACTGCAACCGAGCGCGCACCGAGCTCGTTTGCGTGGTCGGACGTCATTGATGAGGCGGGCGGAGATGGTCTGCCGGGCACGAGCCAGGGCCTGCCGCAGGCCGGCCCCATCCACATCGCCCCCGGCCGCATGGCCGAGCACATGGTTCAGGTGGTCTGGAACGCCCAGCACAAGGTGCCCTGGCATTGGCCTGTGCCTGCGTATCTCGTCACAAAAGCTATTGCGGCCGGCGTCTTTCTATTGGCTGCATGGCAGGTACTGGTCGAGGGGTCCGGCGCGAGCCTTTTCGCCCCCGCCGCGGCAGCCGTGCTGTTCCTGCTGGTTACTACCGGACTGCTGGTTTTCGATCTTGAGCACCCGACGCGCTTTCTGCGCATCATCACCCGACCCCAGTGGAGGAGCTGGCTGGTTCGGGGCGCGTTCATTTTGATCGCCTTTTCCGGAGTCGCCACGCTTTGGGTGGCTGCAGAATGGTTCGGGCTGCACGCCTGGCGACCCTGGTTGCTGGGAGGCGGCAGCCCACTAGCCGTAGGGGCTGCGGCCTACACGGCGTTCCTGTTCGGACAGGCGGAGGGCCGCGATCTCTGGCAATCGTCTTTGCTGCCCGCGCACATGGTGTTGCAGTCGCTTCTGGCCGGCACGGCGTTTCTGGCGGTTCTCGGACAAGACATGCCGGTGCTGATGGTAGGGCTGCTTGCGCTCAACCTGCTGCTTTCACTCTCGGGTGACATGTGGATGCCGCACGCGTCGGATACGGCGGCGCGCGCCGCCCATCGCATGACGCGCGGTCGGTATCGGATGCACTACTGGCTGGGCTTCGCCCTGGCTGGCTCCCTGGTCCCGGCCCTGCTGGCAGTGACCGCGCCGGCTCTCCTCCCGCTCGCCGGAGTCCTTGTCCTGTTGGGGCTGTTTCTCTACGAGCAGGCCTTCGTGTCGGCACCACAGGAAATCCCCAACTCGTGA
- a CDS encoding molybdopterin-dependent oxidoreductase, with protein sequence MDQRSADEKAKDLLANLEGSPVGEQFGMPVFAPTEHVPRKVPMTEVVHPDGRMSQYPPASEWQDWVEYDGKEWPKRVARRFTLVPTVCFNCESACGLLAYVDRETLQIRKFEGNPVHPGSRGRNCAKGPATINQVYDPERILYPLKRVGSRGEGKWKRITWDQALTEIGEKMAASRRRRKDGIMYHVGRPGEDGFTNRCIQAWGVDGHNSHTNICSSGARAGYFFWAGFDRPSPDHANARVILLISSHLETGHYFNPHAQRIMEAKKKGAKLITLDPRLSNTASKSDVWLPTWPGSEQTVLLAIANHLLQSDRYDRDFLRQWVNWEETIDHFRAQPFEGRRFSGLAEPGAPHSFDEFEALLKQLYAEYTFERAAAESQVPIERIRAAAEAVADCNGRLASHTWRSASIGNLGGWQVARCLFFLNVLTGSVGTRGGTSGNSWNKFVPTPFDKPPAFNAWNELHLPHEWPFAFYEMSFLLPHFLEEGRGEVDVYFSRVYNPMWINPDGFMWLKALKDTNKLKCHVALTPTWNESAWFADYVLPMGHASERHDLMSQETHAGQWIAFRQPVKRVAMERLGQPVQFTYEANPGQVWEENEFWIQLSARMDPDGSMGIRKHFESPYRAGEIITIDEYYRWIFENSVPGLPEAAAAEGLSPLDYMRRFGVFEVTAENYTPYRKPVQGTPGPRREVTDSGAVVGVQTDDGLASGFATPSRKLEFFSSTLHDWGWPELEYVVPWTLKSHVHPDHIDRAGGEMLLLPNFRLPTLIHTRSANAKWLYELSHRNPVWMHPEDAERLGVETGDLLRVTTQIGYFVDKVWITEGIKPGVIAMSHHLGRWRLKESEGVNRGASNLVELSQEGTDHGLTVLHGAGAWDSFDPDTARIWWEDVGVHQNLTHAVHPDPISGAHCWLQKAYNVRKAEPGDRHGDVQVDTRKSMEAYRQWLSLTRSAVDHSPNGLRRPYWLKRPLKPVREAYALPENPFQSPVEPKP encoded by the coding sequence ATGGACCAGCGCTCGGCAGACGAAAAGGCCAAGGACCTGTTGGCGAACCTCGAGGGTTCGCCCGTTGGTGAGCAGTTTGGAATGCCGGTATTTGCGCCGACGGAACACGTGCCGCGCAAGGTGCCCATGACCGAGGTCGTGCACCCCGACGGCAGGATGAGCCAGTACCCCCCCGCCTCTGAATGGCAGGACTGGGTCGAGTATGACGGAAAGGAGTGGCCAAAGCGAGTAGCGCGCCGCTTCACCCTCGTGCCCACCGTCTGTTTCAACTGCGAAAGTGCATGCGGCTTGCTGGCCTATGTCGATCGGGAGACCCTCCAGATCCGCAAATTCGAAGGCAACCCGGTGCACCCGGGAAGCCGCGGGCGTAATTGCGCCAAGGGTCCGGCGACGATCAATCAGGTCTACGATCCGGAACGCATCCTGTATCCGCTGAAGCGGGTGGGCTCTCGCGGCGAGGGGAAGTGGAAGCGTATCACCTGGGACCAGGCCCTGACCGAGATCGGGGAGAAGATGGCGGCGAGCCGCAGACGGCGAAAGGACGGCATCATGTATCACGTGGGCCGGCCGGGAGAGGACGGCTTCACGAACCGGTGCATTCAGGCATGGGGCGTCGATGGCCACAACAGCCACACAAACATCTGTTCCAGTGGGGCGCGGGCGGGATACTTCTTCTGGGCGGGGTTCGATCGCCCCAGTCCGGACCACGCCAATGCCCGGGTCATACTGCTCATTTCCAGCCATCTGGAAACGGGCCACTACTTCAATCCGCATGCGCAGCGGATCATGGAGGCCAAGAAGAAGGGCGCCAAGCTGATAACCCTGGATCCCCGCCTCTCGAATACGGCGTCCAAGAGTGATGTGTGGCTGCCCACGTGGCCGGGCTCCGAGCAGACGGTGCTGCTGGCCATCGCCAACCACCTGCTGCAATCGGATCGCTATGACCGGGACTTTCTGCGTCAGTGGGTGAACTGGGAGGAGACGATTGACCACTTCCGCGCGCAGCCGTTCGAGGGGCGCCGTTTCTCCGGACTTGCCGAGCCCGGTGCGCCCCATTCTTTCGATGAGTTCGAGGCCCTGCTCAAACAGTTGTATGCGGAATACACGTTCGAGCGGGCCGCAGCCGAATCCCAGGTCCCGATCGAGCGCATAAGGGCGGCGGCAGAAGCGGTAGCCGACTGCAACGGCAGGCTCGCATCCCACACGTGGCGCTCGGCTTCGATCGGTAACCTCGGAGGTTGGCAGGTTGCCAGGTGCCTGTTCTTCCTCAATGTGCTGACCGGCAGCGTCGGCACCCGGGGCGGCACTTCAGGCAACAGCTGGAATAAGTTCGTTCCGACGCCCTTCGACAAGCCTCCGGCGTTCAACGCCTGGAATGAGCTGCATCTGCCCCACGAGTGGCCATTTGCGTTCTACGAGATGAGCTTCCTCCTGCCACACTTCCTGGAGGAAGGCCGTGGCGAGGTGGATGTCTACTTCAGCCGGGTCTACAACCCCATGTGGATCAATCCGGACGGGTTCATGTGGCTGAAGGCCTTGAAGGACACGAACAAGCTGAAGTGCCATGTGGCGCTGACGCCGACGTGGAATGAATCGGCCTGGTTTGCCGACTACGTGCTTCCGATGGGACATGCCAGCGAACGGCATGACCTGATGAGTCAGGAGACCCACGCTGGTCAATGGATTGCATTTCGTCAGCCGGTGAAGCGGGTAGCCATGGAACGCCTTGGTCAGCCGGTGCAATTCACCTACGAGGCCAATCCCGGCCAGGTCTGGGAGGAGAATGAGTTCTGGATCCAGCTGTCGGCCCGCATGGACCCCGACGGCTCCATGGGTATCCGGAAGCACTTTGAGAGTCCCTATCGGGCTGGCGAGATCATCACCATCGACGAGTACTACCGGTGGATCTTCGAGAACTCCGTGCCCGGGCTTCCGGAGGCCGCTGCGGCCGAGGGTCTGAGTCCGCTCGACTACATGCGCAGATTCGGTGTTTTCGAGGTCACAGCAGAGAACTACACGCCGTATCGGAAACCGGTGCAGGGAACGCCTGGTCCGCGTCGGGAAGTGACCGATTCAGGTGCCGTTGTAGGGGTGCAGACAGACGATGGGTTGGCCAGCGGGTTCGCGACCCCATCGCGCAAATTGGAGTTCTTCTCCAGCACGCTGCATGACTGGGGCTGGCCGGAGCTCGAATACGTGGTGCCCTGGACACTCAAGTCCCACGTACACCCGGATCACATAGATCGGGCCGGCGGAGAAATGCTGCTGTTGCCCAACTTCCGGCTGCCAACGCTCATTCACACGCGCAGCGCGAATGCCAAGTGGCTCTACGAACTGAGCCACCGGAATCCGGTGTGGATGCACCCGGAGGACGCCGAGCGGCTTGGTGTCGAGACTGGAGACCTGCTGCGTGTCACCACGCAAATTGGCTACTTCGTGGACAAGGTGTGGATCACCGAGGGGATCAAGCCCGGCGTCATCGCCATGAGTCACCACCTGGGACGGTGGCGCCTCAAGGAATCTGAAGGCGTCAACCGAGGTGCGTCCAACCTGGTTGAGCTCTCACAGGAGGGAACGGACCACGGCCTCACCGTGCTGCACGGGGCTGGGGCCTGGGACTCATTCGACCCGGATACTGCCCGCATCTGGTGGGAGGACGTGGGGGTACATCAGAATCTGACGCATGCCGTCCATCCGGATCCCATTTCCGGTGCCCACTGCTGGTTGCAGAAAGCCTACAACGTGCGCAAGGCCGAGCCGGGAGATCGGCACGGCGATGTGCAGGTCGACACGCGCAAGTCCATGGAGGCCTATCGCCAGTGGCTGTCACTCACGCGATCAGCTGTCGACCATTCCCCAAACGGTTTGCGGAGGCCCTACTGGCTGAAGCGGCCGCTGAAGCCCGTTCGGGAGGCATATGCACTCCCGGAGAATCCATTTCAATCGCCCGTCGAACCGAAGCCATGA
- a CDS encoding NAD(P)/FAD-dependent oxidoreductase, producing MSRNDSHTILIVGGGSAGLTVAARLHRADSKLDIAVVEPSEKHYYQPLWTLVGGGVLPAEDTVRDQADYIPKGVTWIQDSVVRFEPEASKVHLKSGGSVHYDYLVVATGIELNWHGIDGLADSLGQHGVCSNYAFEQAPYTWSTLSGLGPGSRLVFTQPATPVKCGGAPQKIMYLAADHLRRRGLLGTASIRFMSPGSVVFGVPEFERTLKDVIARYGISFEFRSELIAVRGVEQEADVRVTDAETGAQHIETVPFDMLHVVPPQRAPSVVRESSLANQDGWLEVDPHTLRHTRFPEVFGLGDTTSTPNAKTGAAVRKQAPILVANLLAQMRSGSPAAGHRYNGYSSCPLVTGYGKLVLAEFDYDNRPDPSFPFDTTKERASMYLLKRHILPPLYWKGMLRGRA from the coding sequence ATGTCACGGAACGACTCACATACCATTCTGATCGTAGGGGGCGGCTCAGCGGGCCTCACGGTCGCCGCAAGGCTGCACAGGGCAGATTCCAAGCTCGACATTGCTGTGGTCGAGCCTTCTGAAAAGCACTACTACCAACCATTGTGGACACTGGTCGGCGGCGGTGTCCTTCCGGCCGAAGACACGGTGAGGGATCAGGCCGACTACATCCCGAAGGGTGTGACCTGGATCCAGGATTCGGTGGTGCGCTTCGAGCCGGAGGCGTCAAAGGTGCACCTGAAGTCCGGCGGAAGCGTTCACTACGACTATCTCGTAGTGGCGACCGGTATCGAGCTGAATTGGCATGGCATCGATGGCCTTGCTGATTCGCTTGGGCAGCACGGCGTCTGCTCCAACTATGCCTTTGAACAGGCACCCTACACCTGGAGCACGCTTTCGGGTTTGGGGCCGGGGTCGCGGCTGGTCTTTACCCAGCCCGCCACGCCGGTAAAGTGTGGCGGCGCGCCTCAGAAAATCATGTACCTGGCCGCGGATCATCTGCGCAGGCGCGGACTCCTGGGTACCGCGAGCATCCGCTTCATGAGTCCGGGATCGGTGGTCTTTGGCGTGCCGGAATTCGAGCGCACCCTCAAGGACGTCATCGCCAGGTACGGAATCTCCTTCGAGTTTCGGTCCGAGCTCATCGCAGTGCGCGGTGTCGAGCAGGAGGCGGACGTGAGGGTTACTGACGCCGAGACGGGCGCTCAGCACATTGAAACAGTGCCCTTCGACATGCTACATGTCGTTCCGCCGCAACGAGCTCCGTCCGTGGTGCGGGAAAGCAGCCTGGCCAATCAGGACGGATGGCTCGAGGTAGACCCGCATACACTGCGACACACCAGATTTCCGGAGGTGTTCGGACTCGGGGATACGACGTCGACACCGAATGCCAAGACAGGCGCCGCGGTGCGAAAGCAGGCGCCAATTCTCGTCGCCAATCTCCTGGCCCAAATGCGGTCAGGGTCGCCGGCGGCCGGTCACCGGTACAACGGCTACTCGTCCTGTCCACTCGTGACCGGGTATGGCAAACTGGTGCTGGCGGAATTCGACTACGACAACAGGCCTGATCCCAGTTTTCCGTTCGATACGACAAAGGAACGGGCAAGCATGTATCTGCTGAAGCGGCACATCCTCCCCCCTTTGTACTGGAAGGGGATGCTTCGGGGGCGTGCGTAG
- the sulP gene encoding sulfate permease, translated as MNWIRSYTPSQFRGDLSAGLTVGVMLVPQAMAYALLAGMPPVYGLYASLVPLAVYTFLGTSRHLAAGIMAIDCLLVISVASAFAEPGTPAYIDTVLSLALLSGLIQLALGVARFGFLVALLSRPVVAGFASAAALSIGFSQMPGLLGTGGAASGSLSSLFELLRTLPQTLHPVSALIGLVAVLVIMLIRRHWRKVPGALIVVVVGILLVWALGLDANGVAIVGAVPAGFPQWRVPTLTLELTGRLFPAALTLALVQFTTVISLGKVFASRNGYRIDANRELLAVGAMNAIGSTLGSIPVSGSFSRSAVNESAGAATPAANLITAALIAVTLLLLTPAFFYLPIPVFSAIIMVAAFTMVDVPEIRLLLKTKRMDGLIALVTFATTLIIGIQEGILTGIAASITAVMFRITRPEIVELGHLPETRLFRELGRNPEAVSINGIYIVRFEASFSFVNADFIRDHIERHLLENPGTRALLIDSTSINDLDTTAADVLADLCEALDKRGVRLVFSGVKGRVGDVLAAAGLQERIGPNNFFLSPHRAVQSILADWGRQHEYRHAPGTQEE; from the coding sequence ATGAACTGGATCCGATCATACACCCCCTCCCAGTTTCGGGGTGACCTGTCCGCCGGCTTGACGGTCGGTGTGATGCTCGTGCCCCAGGCGATGGCCTATGCACTCCTGGCGGGCATGCCGCCCGTCTACGGGCTGTATGCCTCCCTGGTGCCGTTGGCCGTGTACACGTTTCTGGGCACGTCCAGGCACCTGGCCGCGGGAATCATGGCGATTGATTGCCTGCTGGTGATCAGCGTGGCATCCGCCTTTGCAGAGCCGGGGACTCCCGCCTACATCGACACGGTGTTGAGCCTGGCGTTACTCTCCGGCCTCATTCAACTGGCATTGGGCGTCGCGCGCTTTGGTTTTCTGGTAGCATTGCTATCCAGACCGGTTGTAGCGGGATTCGCCTCAGCCGCGGCCCTGAGCATTGGTTTCTCCCAGATGCCCGGCCTGCTTGGCACCGGCGGTGCTGCCTCAGGTTCGCTTTCTTCTCTCTTTGAACTCCTGCGCACGCTTCCTCAGACGCTACACCCGGTCAGTGCCCTGATCGGCCTTGTGGCAGTGCTGGTGATCATGCTTATCCGCCGACACTGGCGTAAGGTGCCAGGAGCCCTCATCGTGGTGGTAGTGGGAATCCTGCTGGTGTGGGCGCTGGGCCTCGACGCGAACGGCGTCGCAATCGTTGGCGCGGTGCCGGCCGGCTTTCCGCAGTGGCGCGTTCCAACACTGACCCTGGAGCTGACCGGCAGGCTCTTTCCAGCCGCGCTGACACTGGCTCTCGTGCAGTTCACGACTGTCATCAGCCTGGGGAAAGTCTTTGCCTCGAGAAACGGCTATCGCATAGACGCAAACCGGGAGCTGCTCGCCGTGGGGGCCATGAACGCAATTGGATCCACACTTGGCTCGATTCCCGTTTCCGGAAGCTTTTCCAGAAGCGCCGTCAATGAGTCAGCCGGCGCCGCTACCCCTGCTGCCAACCTGATCACTGCAGCGCTCATCGCTGTCACCCTGCTGCTGTTGACCCCGGCCTTCTTCTATCTGCCTATCCCGGTCTTCAGTGCGATCATCATGGTGGCTGCGTTCACGATGGTCGACGTGCCGGAAATTCGTCTGCTGCTGAAGACCAAGCGCATGGACGGCCTGATTGCGCTCGTCACTTTTGCGACAACCCTGATCATAGGAATCCAGGAAGGCATTCTGACCGGAATCGCGGCCTCCATCACAGCGGTCATGTTTCGCATTACGCGGCCGGAGATCGTGGAGCTGGGGCACCTGCCCGAGACTCGGCTCTTCCGGGAACTCGGACGCAATCCGGAAGCGGTCTCCATCAACGGCATCTACATCGTTCGATTTGAGGCCTCGTTCAGTTTTGTCAACGCCGACTTCATCCGGGACCATATAGAACGCCACCTGCTGGAGAATCCGGGCACTCGCGCCTTGCTGATCGATTCTACAAGCATCAACGATCTGGACACCACGGCCGCGGATGTGCTGGCCGACCTTTGCGAGGCCCTGGACAAGCGCGGGGTACGCCTGGTTTTCTCCGGCGTAAAGGGCAGGGTGGGCGACGTGCTGGCGGCGGCCGGCCTGCAGGAGCGAATCGGACCGAACAACTTCTTCCTCAGTCCGCACCGTGCGGTGCAGAGCATTCTGGCAGACTGGGGTCGTCAGCATGAGTATCGACACGCGCCAGGCACTCAAGAGGAGTAG